In Eremothecium gossypii ATCC 10895 chromosome V, complete sequence, the genomic stretch GCCGGAGCGTGGCAACGTGCTGTTTGCATCTTCGAAACTCGGTTTTACTTTCACGCTGGAGGAGTTTGTAAAATACTACTACGCGCCGAAACTGCAAGCGGGGTCCTCTGAATTGGTGGAGCGGTTGTGGGGACGTGTTTATTTCCACAAGGGCCAGTTCTCGCTTCACCCGAACCCTGAGAACGAAGTCACGTTTGTGCAATTCGTTCTGAAACCGCTATACAAGATTATCACACACACCCTGTCCAAAGATCCGAGCGATATTGAGCGCTTGCTACACCAAGAACTAGGAATATCCCTCGGCGATATACCGCCGGATGTCGACCAAGTACCGCTGCTGAAGATGGTCATGGGGCGCGTATTTGGTGACGAAACGGGGTTGATCGATGCTATTGTCAAGCATGGCCAACCTTCGACCTACAAGTCTCAGAAGGAGCTTCCTGTGAATGCAGACGGTACTGTTGCACATGTTCTAAAGCTCATGGAATATGGCGGTGAACTCTGGTCCCTAGTGCGTATATACAGTGGCGAACTCCGTGCAAAAGATTTCGTGTCGGTGATAAATGAATCACAAGACGTATCTGCTATTGAAGAAGATGAAATAACTAAGGTACAGGTCGGGCAGGTTGCACTTCTAGGGGGGAGGTATATTTTGCCTGTGACGCATGCTTCTGCAGGACAGCTTGTGCTGGTGAAGGGTCTGGACGAATACTATACCAAGTCCGCCACGATTTTCACAGGGCCCGCTGTCTGCTTCCCGCTCATCGACTACTACAATGAGCCTGTCTTCAAAGTTGTCGTTCAGCCGCAAGTGCCGAGCGAGCTGCCGAAATTGCTCGACGGGCTCAATCTAGTTCATAAACTCTATCCTGGTGCTGTGATCAAGGTCGAAGAAACAGGAGAGCAAGTCATTTTCGGTTCGGGAGAACTCTACCTGGACACACTCCTGTACGATCTGCGACAGAACTGCGCCAAGATCGAGATCAAGGTTTCCATGCCCCTTGTGAAGTTTTCTGAAGGTTGTAGCGATACGTCCTTCGCAGCCATCCCGGTATCTTCGCCGGACGGTAAAATCAAGCTTGTCATAAGCGCAGAGCCTCTTCAACAAGAGCTCATTCGTGACCTGACAAGAGGTAAGCTGGTGAGCTCGGAACTCCAGGACATGAAGACGTTGGCCAGGAAACTAAGAAATGACTATGGATGGGATTCCTTGGCGGCCCGCAGCGTGCGGTCGTTCCACAACTGCAACGTCTTCCTGGATGACACGCTCCCGGACGAAGTCGACAAGGGTTTGGTGAACGCCGTCATGCGCCATATCCTCCAGGGCTTTAAATGGGCCCTACGGGAAGGCCCGCTTGCAGAAGAGCCCATATACGGGGTCCAGTTTAAGCTGCTAGACTTGCAGATCGAGGGCGACCATTCATCATCGTCTATCCAGCTCGTGGCACtcgtccgccgcgcctgctACATCGCGCTGCTGACCGCCGTGCCAGTCATTCTAGAGCCTATCTACGAGGTTGATATTGTTGTGCACGAGGTCCTGGCCTCCATCGTCAAAAACTTGTTCGCTAAACGCCGCAGCGCACGCATTTACAAGATCGAGGCAATTGTGGGCACGCCGCTCATAGAGGTTAAGGGACAGATGCCAGTAATTGAATCGGTGGGTTTCGAAACGGATCTCCGTCTCGCGACGAGTGGGGGCGCAATGTGCCAAATGCATTTCTGGAACAAAATTTGGCATAAGGTTCCGGGTGATGTCATGGACGAAGAAGCCGTCATACCAAAGCTCAAGCCAGCTCCGATGGATAGCTTAAGTCGAGATTTCGTCATGAAAACGCGCCGCCGCAAGGGGCTGTCTTCAGAAGGATACCAGAGCAACAATGGGCCCACACTAGAGAAGTACATAGAGCCGGAGTTATACGCCAAGCTAAGAGAGAGAGGCCTCGTGTGAACCCGCGCTGAGAGCGTAGTAGTACTCATCTATCCTGATATTACGTTGTAAATGATGTATATAGAACAAATCGTTTCTTTTTTGGACTCGAAAAATTTTAGCCTACgcgatgagatgagctACATTAAACTGTATGGATTAAAGTTACCATTCCCAAACGTGTAGACCATTCCAAGCCTTTATCATCATGGCAAAGGGATTCAAGTTGAAGGAGCTACTCTCCCGTTATAAGGAAACAGTCAAGGGGGAACGGCcaaagaagaagaacaaC encodes the following:
- the SNU114 gene encoding U5 snRNP GTPase SNU114 (Syntenic homolog of Saccharomyces cerevisiae YKL173W (SNU114)), which codes for MDDDQYDEFGNPLHGDAYESSGDETGETGAQLVRRESADEHGEAARDLVLQRAEESVYGPDVELLVELEDREGLGVPLVKAESERRRVETAVFTQRDRNVPRARYDREYMMQLACAPERCRAACVVGALHSGKTSLLDLLAVQAHERLPYMSKAMRQGWKPLKYTDSLKIEIERGVSMKLNGFTFLGADGRGQSHVLTLIDTPGHVNFMDETAVAMRACDVCIVVVDVVEGLSSVVESLIKRAERLGLPLIFVLNKIDRLLLELKLPVKDCSLKLHALVDKINAYTQGRYSPERGNVLFASSKLGFTFTLEEFVKYYYAPKLQAGSSELVERLWGRVYFHKGQFSLHPNPENEVTFVQFVLKPLYKIITHTLSKDPSDIERLLHQELGISLGDIPPDVDQVPLLKMVMGRVFGDETGLIDAIVKHGQPSTYKSQKELPVNADGTVAHVLKLMEYGGELWSLVRIYSGELRAKDFVSVINESQDVSAIEEDEITKVQVGQVALLGGRYILPVTHASAGQLVLVKGLDEYYTKSATIFTGPAVCFPLIDYYNEPVFKVVVQPQVPSELPKLLDGLNLVHKLYPGAVIKVEETGEQVIFGSGELYLDTLLYDLRQNCAKIEIKVSMPLVKFSEGCSDTSFAAIPVSSPDGKIKLVISAEPLQQELIRDLTRGKLVSSELQDMKTLARKLRNDYGWDSLAARSVRSFHNCNVFLDDTLPDEVDKGLVNAVMRHILQGFKWALREGPLAEEPIYGVQFKLLDLQIEGDHSSSSIQLVALVRRACYIALLTAVPVILEPIYEVDIVVHEVLASIVKNLFAKRRSARIYKIEAIVGTPLIEVKGQMPVIESVGFETDLRLATSGGAMCQMHFWNKIWHKVPGDVMDEEAVIPKLKPAPMDSLSRDFVMKTRRRKGLSSEGYQSNNGPTLEKYIEPELYAKLRERGLV